In Trichlorobacter lovleyi, the DNA window GATCCGGACATTTTGTGCCCACGAGAACCTGAAACGAAACTGTTGCCTCTGGTACGACATGATGTCAGCAATGACACGTTCCTTGATCCTGCGGTCCTGTATATACCTAGTGGAACGGCAGTAATAGGTCAGCCATTCCAAGTCTCCGAAGAAATAGCCACGATCCTCGCTGGGGGTATGAACCATGAAGTCAGCACTCAGAGAGTACACCTTCACCGCGGAGGAAGTTGTCTCCTTGTAGAAAGGGACCATCTGGGGATAAAAATCGCTGATACTGAAATAGGCTTCTGAAATGTACCTAGTTGTAAAATCCCGGCGTGCGATGACCGAGGAAATCATGCTTACACTGCCGAGAAAGGAGGATGAAGTGCTAACCAGTTCGGACAGGGTGGACATGGTGCCGCGTTCCGCTGCAGCGACCTGCCAGCCCAGCCGGATCACGTCGGCTTCCCCTTTGCCGAGCACCTCTATCAATTCCGGGAGTCCCTCGAAGATCCACTTGTCATCATCGCCGATGACCCAGCAGTACTCGGAATCGGTTATCTCCAATGCCCTGAGGTAATTGGCACAGCCGCCGATATTGTAAGAATTCCTTACGTAATTAAGTTGCGGCCACTTCTGCTGATAGCTTCTTACCACTTCTGGAGTGTTGTCAGGAGAAGCGTTATCCAGGATGGTGAGCTGCATCGAACTCAGCCCGGCAGAGAAGAAAGCTTCCAATGTCTCCGCGAGTTGTTTGGCGCGATTGTAGGTGATAATGACCGGCTGCAGCTTGTCATTTGGCCAGAGAACCCCGTTAGTCGACTCACTGTTTTCCATGATTGGCCCTGGCGAGATCCAGGCGGCGCTGGATCTCGTCCCGGTATTCGTCGATGTTGTCAGGGACGATCTGCAGATAGTAGCACTCCCTGCATGCGGCGTTTTTGTGGCGTTCTCTCAACATCATGACCCTGAACTGGTACAATTCCTCACTATTCCAGATCTCGGACAAAGATTTTTCCCTTACACTTCCTACCACCGTCTGTTGAGACCAGTCGTTGCCGCAAAGAGAAACACTACCGTCACAGTTGACGGCTAAGACGTAGAAGGGATAGGCGCAAACCATCTTTTTTACGAAGGGCAGGCCGTCGTAGGTATCGGGGGCTGTCCCTAGAGTGAAATCCTTGACGCCGGAGTTTGACCAGCCCATAAGTTTCTCGATCGCTATGTGGGTACAGATGGACTGGAAGTCGTCGTAAAACTTTGACTTCTGTTCCTCTGAGAGATTTACATCCACAATCTTGATGTAGATTTCGCAGTCGCCGCGGTGCCGGTATAAATCCTCAATGTTGGTCAGCAACTTTGAGTAGTCGATGTCAACAGCAGCTATGTCTCGGTACCCATCGTGGCTGACTGCTTCGATGGAAATGCAGATGTGGTTGAGACCGGCGTCGATGATGTCCCGGTTTAGTTCCGGATTGAGCAGCGAGCCGTTAGTTTTGGTCCAGATCCTTTCGGCGATACCGGCGCGGCGGGCGATCCTGACCATTTCGGCAAAATTCGGGTTCAATAACGGCTCGCCGTCCTTGTACAGGCTAAGCAGCTTCAGCCGGCAGTTGAAGCCACTGATGTCGCCAATGATCTTGCGGAACATATCGAGCGACATCATCTTTTTGGCTCTCCCGACGCTGCGCAATAACTCGTCGTCGCTGGTAGGACAGAATTTGCACTTGAAGTTGCAAGCGTTAGTCGGGTCAATGTACATCACGAAGGGAGCCGGTAGGGGGATAATTTCCTGAAGCGGCTGCCGCTTCGCGCATCTCAGTTCTTTTGCTTCGATACGTTTGCCACTCATGACGACTTCCTAGCGTCCCATCCAACCGCCGTCCACCAGCAAGACGTGGCCGTGGATGAAACAGCTCCCTTCTGAGGCAAGGAAGAGCACCGGTTGCACGACGTCGTTGGTCGTGGCAAAACGTCCTGCAGGCACTCTGCCCGAGAGTTCCTTTGCCCGAACCGGATCGCTGAATACCCCAACCGCCATATCAGTATCGACAATGCCAGGAGCTACCGCGTTGACGTTGATACCATGACAGGCCAATTCATTGGCAAGACACTTGGTTAGACCGACCAAGCCGTGTTTGGCTGTCGAATAGCCGACGATGTTCCTGGCGCCTTGGAAGCTGCTAATCGAGGCGACGTTGATGATTTTGCCGCCATCGCGGTCGCGCATGATGCGGGCAGCCTGTATGGAGAGATCAAATATCGAGGTAAGCATTAGCTCTAGATCGGCGTCCCACCTGGCTAGGCCATAGTCGAATACCGAGGCGGTCTCTTGGAGTCCCGCGTTGTTGACCAGAATGTCGATGGTGCCAAAATCTAACACCACCTGCTCCATGAGGCTAGCCCTTTGCTCCCGGTCCAGCATGTCGACCGCATAGTATCTGCACCTGACGGCGTGGTCGCCCAACGACTCCAGCACGCCACCGTCCTCTTCGCTCTTGGCCATCACCGCAACTGAAGCTCCACAACGGGCGAATGCCTGAACCAGTGCGCGCCCGATTCCTCTGCGCCCTCCCGTGATGGCGACAACCTTGCCTGTAAAATCAAAGTTAATCATCCTTCCCCCTTGATAGGTTACCCATCCGTTTGCGGCGCTACGATCATATTCTTTTTAAACTCCTCGCGATCCAGCAGAGGCGACATATCCTCCAGTGGATTGGAGATCATTTTACCGTCGGGGAGCCGCGTGGACGAGAGTTTCGGCTCGATGGCATGGTCCGGGTTGAGGACGATCTCACAGAGGACAGGTCCGCCGGTCGCAAGCACTCCCCTAATCTTCTCCCGCATCCCTAAATTCTCCTCAATGCGCGCGGTCTTCATGCCAAAGGCTGTAGCCAATGCCGGGATATCGGGAAAACCAACTCCGGTGGCTTCGTCGCAGCCATGAAGCTTCCCGAAAAAGTTTGACTGTGTCTGCCGGATGGAAACGTAGCCGAAGTTGTTGAAGACGAAGATGGCAATGGGCAGCCGATAGTAGACAATGGTTGAAAGCTCCTGAAGGTTCATCATGATGCTGCCGTCACCAGCCAGACAGACGACCGGCTGCCTTTGGTTGGCCAGACAGGCGCCAATGGCTGCCGGGATGTCATAGCCCATGGAAGCGCATCCCGAGTTCCAGATGGCGCGCTGTCCCCTCTTTACAACCCCGCCTTGAAAGTAGACGATGTTGGCAGTCGCGTTCGACGTCACGACCACGGCGTTTTCGCCGAGCTCTTCTGAAAGTATCTTGGCAAAAAGGTAGGGATGCACCGGGGTCAGCGGATATTTTTCGGCTGCCAGCACCACCGGAAAGCGTTCTTTCCAGTCAAGGCACTTGGCCAGCCACTCTGAACGAATCTTAGGCTTACTCCTCATAAGCTCAGCCCTTAACCGTTCAAGAAGGAATTTGACATCGGTATGGATCTTCAGATCGGCGGCAAGGGTTGGCTTTACCAACTCCGCCGCGTCGATGTCGACCACTATCTTTGTAGCGGCCCGGCCGACACTCCCCCAGCCATAGCTCACCTGACGTATGTTGTTGCGGGTACCAAGGTAGAAAATAACGTCGGCGTTTTGCAGTGCGAAGTTGCCTGCTCGGTCGCCGATGGTGCCGATGCGCCCCACGTAGAGCGGGTTATCGCTGGGAACCAAGTCGAAGCCGTTGAAGGTGGTCAGGATCGGGATATGAAGTAGCTGTGCCACATCAAGGAAGATCTCCTGCGCTCCCGAGATGCGGACGCCGTGTCCTGCCACCACCACCGGACGCTGGGCCTTCTCAAGCAGATTGAAGACTTTGGGGACCGCAGCTGCAGCAGCTTCGGCATCGTAGATCGTGCCTTCCTCCGGGATGTAACCGGCCAATGTGCCCAGGTCCACTAGCGCCCCCTGTACATCCATCGGAATGTCCAGCCACACCGGACCTGGACGACCTGTTGTGGCGGCGTACCACGCTTGCTCCAAGGCGGTCCTGATCTGGTTTGGGTCGATGACGCAGGTGGCAAACTTAGTAAGCGGGCGTACAATCTCAACAATATTCACTTCCTGGTCACCAAGTTGCCGCAGGCCAAGCTCCGGGCAGGAACGTATTGTAGTTTCAAATTTAACTTGCCCCGATATATAGATCACAGGAACGGAGTCAGTCCATTGACCCATGACACCGGTAAGCGTATTCAGTCCCCCTGGTCCGGTGGTAACCAAAACTACAGCCGGCTTACCTGAAACTCTAGCGTAACCCTCAGCAGCAATTGCCGATGCCTGCTCATGATGATTGCAGAAATACTGCAACCGGCGACCCGCTGCGTCATTGAGATGCATGGCACCGCCCCCGGTTATCATGAAGATATCCTTGATTCCGAACTGAGCGAGGCGCTCCATGATGTAGTCGGCGACCCTGATCATTCCTAGAGCCCCCGGCCGTAAATTAGTTTCTTGAGTTCCTCATGGTTGGCATAAGGGCTGTCGATGGTGTCTATCATCACCGGAGTATCCTTCTCAACCGCCTTGAGCAGTACCTCGCCGCGCATCAACTCACGGCAGGATATCTGGCCTTTCTGGAGCGGTATAGCCAGATAGACATCGTCGTCGTGCAGGACATGGCCTTCAGGCAGGTCGCGTTTCGCGTAGACGCCGCGCACCAGTGCGTCGAGGTATTTTTTCTCTCGCTCCGGCACGATGCGTTTCTGAACACCGGGGCCGCCGCAAATTTCCTTGGCCTTGTTGAATGCTTTGAACCACTGGTCAATCTGGTGTGGCAGCGAGCAGTAGGGGCTGACCGCTACGGTGCCGTCGTCGATGTCGACGTGGCGTTCAAAGGTCCTTGCCCCCTTTGCATAGGCAACCAGTATGGAGTCGTTCCAATCGTGGTACTCGTGGCTGGAGAAACCAATAGTGTTGTCAGGATAGCGGCTCTTCAGGAAATCAATCTGGTTCAGCTCCAATTCGTGGTCCTCGCTGGGATAAAGAGAAACACAATGGTTGATGGCGAGCGGAATATTGCGTTTTTCGAAGAAGGAGACGAGGTCGTCGATGTCCTTGAGTGAGGTTCCACCGGTCGATACGATGACCGGTTTGCGGGTGGCCGCGATGGCTTCGATCAGTATCCAGTCACTGATGTCCGAACTGGCGATCTTGATGATCTGAATCCCCAATTCCACACATAATTGCACTGATTGTTCATCAAAGGGGGTAGCCATGGGGATGCAGCTATTCTGCCGGATAGCCTGGACGAAGGCGGCATAGTTTTCCTTCTCCATACGTGTGTCCAGCGTTTTCTTGATGTAGCGGATGTCATCACGCCCGATGAAGTCCTTGTGAATGAAGCTATCAACGTCTCTGAACTGGAGTTTGATGGCGCCACGGATATTGTTGAAGCGCACTACTTGTGCGAACTCCGAAATAATTTTCATGCCACGCGCCAGATTGCCCCAATGGTTGTTGGCCATCTCCAAGACAAACAGATCTTCAAAAATGTTTCTATTCATGGCTCTCCCCGCCTCGCATCGGATTTTATTTGTCTACAATAAGTTTTGATCTGTCGATCGAAGCTTTGTTATCGCTGTACCATTGGTAGAGCTCGGCAACTGCATCAGTAAGTTCAGTGAATTGCAACCCCGGTAACTCCTCTTTCAGGCGACTGTTGTCCCCGCTATACTCTGACCCCATCCCTTCTTGGAATATCACTACCGGCAATTTTTTCCCCGACACGGCGAGGATTAGTTCGGCTAACTCCTTGAGTGAAATGGGGGTGTCCGGCGTAACATTGTATTCCCTGGACCGAGCATCGTGGTACAGAAAGTGGTCCACCACCGGGAAAAGGTCACGGACGTAGAGGTAATCAAAGTTCCGGTTCTGCTTTATGGTGATCGGGAGGTCGAAAAGCGTCTTACAGATCGCATTCGAGATAAAGCGGATAGCATAGTCCTCGTACTTGCCAAAAACACCGAACAGTCTAAGGTCCACCACGCCGGGCGAAGCGACAATATGATGGGCTGTCACGTAGCGAAAGAAGCCGTGCTCATCGGCAGGGATATGGTGGTGCCACTCATCTTCCTTCATCTTCGGACGGTATTTTCGCAGATCATAGATACCGCCGGAACCAGCGATCAACAGCCTCCCAAAATACTCCCGGCTGTGCATTAAAACGAAGTACATCCGCGTGTCTGCCCAAAAGACACCAGTGGGGTCAGCGGCATTGCGGTGTCCAGGTTTTCCAGCGGCATGGATGATCGCATCAAAAGAGTTGGCCTTGAGGTAGCACCGCACCAAACACTCGTCAAGGAGATCAAGCTCCTGCCGCGTGGGTGTTGCCACCTCATGCGCCTGAGTCAAATGTTCAACTAGGTTCTTCCCTAAAAAGCCTGATGCGCCGGTTACCAGAATCTTCATGGCCTTGCAAAAGTACAAATCAGATCAGCCATGTATTCGAGAACATCGCCGGTCATCCCCGGATAGACGCCAACCCAGAAGCTGTTTCTCATGATCTTGTCGGTATTTCTCAGGTGACCGACCGAGCGGTATCCTGTCCCGCTGTTGCGCATCTCATCGAAGCAGGGGTGCTTGATGAGGTTGCCGGCGAAGAGCATTCTGGTTTGTAAGCCGTTTTTCTCGAGGTGCTCCACGACTTGGTCGCGGGTAAAGCGGGCACCGTCGCGGACCGTCATCAGGAACCCGAACCAGGAGGGATCGCTGTTTGGTGCCGGCTCTGGAAGTATCAGGCTCTCCTCCAGTCCCCTCAAACTTTCACGAAGCTGGTGCCAGTTGCGCCGGCGTGCTTCGACGAAGCTTGGTAGTTTCTCCAACTGCGCACATCCTATAGCTGCTTGCAGGTCAGTCGCCTTGAGGTTGTAGCCAAAATGTGAGTAGACATATTTGTGATCATAGCCGACCGGGAGTTCGCCGAACTGCCGGTCGAATCTCGTGCCGCAGGTGTCGTCCTTGCCGGAGGGGCACCAGCAGTCGCGCCCCCAGTCCCTGAAGGATTCTACGAGTCTGCTTAACAAGGGATCGTTGGTATAAACCGCTCCTCCTTCGCCCATGGTCATGTGATGGGGAGGGTAGAAACTCGAGGTGCCAAGATGACCGACGGTTCCGGTTTGGCGCCATTGCCCGTCAATCAGGTAGCGCGAACCGAGGGCATCACAGTTGTCTTCGATCAGCCAAAGGTCATGACGGTCGCAAAAGGCCTTCACCCGCTGTAGGTCGAACGGGTTACCGAGGGTGTGTGCCAGCATCACAGCCTTGGTGCGCGAAGAAAGTGCCGTCTCGAGTTGGTGACAATCGATGTTGGCAGTGGGGAGTTCGACATCTACGAAGACGGGAACCGCTCCGTACTGGATGATAGGCGCCACCGTTGTCGGAAAACCGGCCGCCACCGTGATCACCTCATCGCCCCGATAGATGCGGCGCTCCCCAAGCCTGGGAGAGGTTAGTGCCATAAAAGCGAGCAGATTGGCCGAGGAACCTGAATTGACCAGAGAGCAGTGCGCCGTCCCTAGGTACGTTGCTAACTCCTTCTCGAAGCGCTGAGCGTAGCGCCCGGCGGTAAGCCAGAAATCAAGCGAGGCATCGATCAGGTTAGCAATTTCGCTTTCATCAAAGACCCGACCGGCATAGGGGATGCGGTCGCCGGGCTGGAAAGCGGTGGAGGCAGCATGCCGGGCACGGTAGTAGGAGAGTGCCGCTTCAACAGCCTTCGCCCGGAGATCTTTTTCCTGTTTGATGTTCATCAGGCCTCCATCAGTGAGGGCATTTCCCGCTCAACGTTCGCATCGACGGAATGTGCCTGCCGTTTCCGGTCCGTTTCATTGCGTTCGATCTGGGCCAACGACCGCGCTAGCATATCTCCACCCGACCGCCAGACCTGCATCCAGTCGACGATGGCATCGAGTGCGGTCTCGAGATTCCAGCAGGGCTGCCAGCCGAGCAGGGTCTGCGCCTTCCCGATATCGAGCCGGAGGTATCCCGTCTCGTGGGGGTGAGCGCCTGAATCGATTTCAAAACCAACAGCTCCGCCCCATTTTTCACAGAGTGTCTCGACAATCCATCGGACCGGCTTAGCATCGTCACCGAAGGGGCCGAAGTTCCAACCGCTACCAAAATCGCAGCCGTCTTCATACAAACGTTGGGCCAGCATAAGATAGCCAGACAGGGGCTCCAGTACATGCTGCCAGGGCCGAATAGCATGAGGATTCCGGATGCGAACCGGTTTGCCATCCAGCAGAGCCCTGATGCAGTCAGGAATGAGACGGTCCGTTGCCCAATCTCCCCCTCCGATCACGTTGCCGGCCCTGGCAGTTGCGATTGCTACCCGATGCTCGGCATATTTTTCGGGATTAAAAAAGGAGGAACGCCAACTTGCTGTAATGAGCTCCGAGCACGCCTTGCTGTTGGAGTACGGATCATACCCCCCGAGCCGCTCGTCCTCTCGGAATGCGTGATCGTTACCAACATTCTTATAGCACTTGTCTGAGGTAACGTTGACAACTGCACGGATTGAGGGAACCCAGCGGACCGCCTCCAGGAGGTTGACCGTTCCCATCATGTTGGTGGCGTATGTTTCCACGGGCATCAGGTACGATTCACGGACGATAGGGAGGGCCGCGAGGTGAAAGACAATCTCAGGCTTGGCCTGAACGAGGACCTGTTGCAACCGGACGCCGTCCCGAACATCCCCTTTAAACGAATCAATCAGCCGGTCTAAGCCGGCAAGGCGGAACAGGCTCGGCTCGGTGGGCGGATCGAGGGCGAATCCGGTGATTTTGGCGCCCATGGCATGAAGCCAGATAGATAGCCAAGCGCCCTTGAAACCGGTATGCCCGGTGATTAAGACTGATTTTCCTTTCCAGAATGTGTTCATCGCACCACCTACCACACTTTCCACTTTGCATCTCCAGTGCGCCATTGTTCTTCGAGATCCACCTTATCACGCAAAGTATCCATCGGCTTCCAGAACCCCACGTGCCGGAAGGCCATCAGTTGCCCGTCACGAGAGAGCTCCGAGAGCGGTTCTTTCTCCCAGAGGATATCATCCGAGGCAATGTAGTCGAGCACTTGCGGCTCTAACACGAAGAAGCCGCCATTGATCCAAGAACCATCCCCTTGCGGTTTTTCTTGAAAATTACTGACTACATCCCCATGTCCCTCAAACGCCAATGCTCCAAAACGACCGGGAGGCTGCACAGCTGTTATGGTAGCATGCCTGCCATGTCCCCTGTGGAATTCCAAAAGTTTGTTGATATTAACATTGGCAACACCATCACCATAAGTCATCAAAAACGTCTCATTTCCCAGATATTGGCGAATGCGTTTCAAGCGCCCCCCGGTCGGAGTCGTTAGGCCAGTATCAACCAGAGTGACTTTCCAAGGCTCAGCAGCTGAATCATGAATCTTCATACTGTTTTGGCCCAAATCAAACGTAACATCCGAATTATGTAAAAAATAGTTGGCAAAATACTCTTTAATGACATACCCCTTGTAACCGAGGCAAATTGTGAAATCATTGAACCCGTAGTGGGAGTAGATCTTCATGATATGCCAAAGAATAGGATTTTCTCCGATTTCAATCATCGGCTTAGGCTTTAAATGTGATTCTTCGCTTATACGCGTCCCTAAGCCACCTGCAAGTATGACTACTTTCATACTAAAACTCCCGTCAATGCGATGCCATGATCAAGGGTTATGATGTTGTCACAAATTCGCGTAAGTGATGCATGGTCATGACTTACAACCAAAATTGTCCCATTATTTGACCTGATAGACTCAATGCGCTTGAGGCAACGTGCTTGAAACTCCTCATCACCCACAGCCAGAACTTCATCAAAGAGAAAGATATCTGCCGGGCTGTGAACGGCAATAGAGAAGGCCAAGCGAAGGTACATTCCAGATGAATACTTCTTGACCGGTACGTTGATAAAGTCATCAAGGCCTGAAAACTCCACTATGCTGCCAATATTCTTTTTTAACTCTCGAATGGTGAGTCCTAAAATTGTCCCGTTCATGTAGATGTTTTCAATGCCGCTCAGGTCAGGATGCATGCCTGCACCAAGCTCAATTAATGGAGCCACCCTTCCTTTTATCACAATGTCACCCCTTGTTGGATAGGTGACATTGGAAATAAGCTTCAATATGGTACTTTTCCCGGAGCCGTTATGCCCAGCAAGCCCAATACAAGCGCCCTTTCCAGCATAGAGACATATATCCTTTAAAGCCCAGAACTCGCCATCTGAAAGTTCTTCATAACACTTTTTTCCTGTCAAGAACGAAATAAGCTCCTCACGTAGCGAGTTATTTAAAACCGACTGCTTGGAATACTTTTTCCAGACATTTGACAAAGATATTATTGGGTTAGATGACATCGGCAAAGGCTCGCTCAATACGGATAAAAATTTTATATACAACAATATACAGCAAAAACACCCCAGCCAGTTCAATCCCAAGTTGCCAAAGGATAACTCCACGCCCTTCGATGGTAACACGCCGCATATTTTCAACGATAAAAGTTAGAGGGTTAAGAAATAGAAACATCTTCCATTTGTTATCGACAGAATCAATAGAATAAATTACTGGTGTAGCAAAAAACAAAAACTGAATTAAAAAAGTGGTTACAAGTTTGACATCACGGTAGTAGACATTGAGTGCGGCTAGTAACAGAGAAATTGAAGTAGTATAGATAACCAGCATACCCTGCAAGGGAAGTATCCAAAGCATATTCCAACTAATTGGGACTTGATAAACTATCAGCATCAAAAAATAAACACAGAAACCTATCAGATAGTCTATAAAGTTGATTGCTACGCCAGAAAATGGAATTATTTCGCGGGGGAAATATATTTTTGTTACAAGATTAAAGTTACCAGAAAGACTGGTAACTGCAAAGTTTGACGCTCCTGAAAAAAAGGTCCAAGGAAGTACACCGGCAAAATAAAATAGAGTGTACGGATACGCTTTTGGCGTGGTCTGTAGCACCACACCAAAGATGAATGTAAACAACAACATTAAGCTAACCGGCTGTAAGATGGCCCACAGCACACCGATAGAGGTCTGTTTGTAGCGGATCAGGAACTCTCGCCAGATGAAGACAAGCAAAAGGTCTTTATATGCATAAAGCCGCCACTTCATCCGTACACCTGTTCTTTGCTGCCCTTAAAACCTTCCAAGACTCCCAACAGGAACCCAATGCCAAAACGCCCCTGTTCTTTCAGCCGCCGGCCGGGTAGTAGAAACAACGGTGCATGGCGGGCACAATTTAACATTAACAGGATCCAGACCGGCCAGGAATAACGGTTTTTTAGCCCGAAAAATGAAAACCCTACTGCCCGTGGTTTACGGGTGTTTGGCACCAGCAATGGAGGATGAAAATAGTTCAGATCAGCACAGTTGATTGCGGTATTACCGGCGATGGTAAAACGGGTTACAAACTCCACATCCTCC includes these proteins:
- a CDS encoding glycosyltransferase family 2 protein — protein: MENSESTNGVLWPNDKLQPVIITYNRAKQLAETLEAFFSAGLSSMQLTILDNASPDNTPEVVRSYQQKWPQLNYVRNSYNIGGCANYLRALEITDSEYCWVIGDDDKWIFEGLPELIEVLGKGEADVIRLGWQVAAAERGTMSTLSELVSTSSSFLGSVSMISSVIARRDFTTRYISEAYFSISDFYPQMVPFYKETTSSAVKVYSLSADFMVHTPSEDRGYFFGDLEWLTYYCRSTRYIQDRRIKERVIADIMSYQRQQFRFRFSWAQNVRIILQLALKPKALGFDQLPYLFSLIGYGVGMRGSVALALIIYLVLPVSFLRRATSYLRSRNGLDGDLDKELQYILEGRTKRQ
- a CDS encoding radical SAM/SPASM domain-containing protein; amino-acid sequence: MSGKRIEAKELRCAKRQPLQEIIPLPAPFVMYIDPTNACNFKCKFCPTSDDELLRSVGRAKKMMSLDMFRKIIGDISGFNCRLKLLSLYKDGEPLLNPNFAEMVRIARRAGIAERIWTKTNGSLLNPELNRDIIDAGLNHICISIEAVSHDGYRDIAAVDIDYSKLLTNIEDLYRHRGDCEIYIKIVDVNLSEEQKSKFYDDFQSICTHIAIEKLMGWSNSGVKDFTLGTAPDTYDGLPFVKKMVCAYPFYVLAVNCDGSVSLCGNDWSQQTVVGSVREKSLSEIWNSEELYQFRVMMLRERHKNAACRECYYLQIVPDNIDEYRDEIQRRLDLARANHGKQ
- a CDS encoding SDR family NAD(P)-dependent oxidoreductase, with amino-acid sequence MINFDFTGKVVAITGGRRGIGRALVQAFARCGASVAVMAKSEEDGGVLESLGDHAVRCRYYAVDMLDREQRASLMEQVVLDFGTIDILVNNAGLQETASVFDYGLARWDADLELMLTSIFDLSIQAARIMRDRDGGKIINVASISSFQGARNIVGYSTAKHGLVGLTKCLANELACHGINVNAVAPGIVDTDMAVGVFSDPVRAKELSGRVPAGRFATTNDVVQPVLFLASEGSCFIHGHVLLVDGGWMGR
- a CDS encoding thiamine pyrophosphate-binding protein, translating into MIRVADYIMERLAQFGIKDIFMITGGGAMHLNDAAGRRLQYFCNHHEQASAIAAEGYARVSGKPAVVLVTTGPGGLNTLTGVMGQWTDSVPVIYISGQVKFETTIRSCPELGLRQLGDQEVNIVEIVRPLTKFATCVIDPNQIRTALEQAWYAATTGRPGPVWLDIPMDVQGALVDLGTLAGYIPEEGTIYDAEAAAAAVPKVFNLLEKAQRPVVVAGHGVRISGAQEIFLDVAQLLHIPILTTFNGFDLVPSDNPLYVGRIGTIGDRAGNFALQNADVIFYLGTRNNIRQVSYGWGSVGRAATKIVVDIDAAELVKPTLAADLKIHTDVKFLLERLRAELMRSKPKIRSEWLAKCLDWKERFPVVLAAEKYPLTPVHPYLFAKILSEELGENAVVVTSNATANIVYFQGGVVKRGQRAIWNSGCASMGYDIPAAIGACLANQRQPVVCLAGDGSIMMNLQELSTIVYYRLPIAIFVFNNFGYVSIRQTQSNFFGKLHGCDEATGVGFPDIPALATAFGMKTARIEENLGMREKIRGVLATGGPVLCEIVLNPDHAIEPKLSSTRLPDGKMISNPLEDMSPLLDREEFKKNMIVAPQTDG
- a CDS encoding N-acetylneuraminate synthase family protein; this translates as MNRNIFEDLFVLEMANNHWGNLARGMKIISEFAQVVRFNNIRGAIKLQFRDVDSFIHKDFIGRDDIRYIKKTLDTRMEKENYAAFVQAIRQNSCIPMATPFDEQSVQLCVELGIQIIKIASSDISDWILIEAIAATRKPVIVSTGGTSLKDIDDLVSFFEKRNIPLAINHCVSLYPSEDHELELNQIDFLKSRYPDNTIGFSSHEYHDWNDSILVAYAKGARTFERHVDIDDGTVAVSPYCSLPHQIDQWFKAFNKAKEICGGPGVQKRIVPEREKKYLDALVRGVYAKRDLPEGHVLHDDDVYLAIPLQKGQISCRELMRGEVLLKAVEKDTPVMIDTIDSPYANHEELKKLIYGRGL
- a CDS encoding NAD-dependent epimerase/dehydratase family protein; the protein is MKILVTGASGFLGKNLVEHLTQAHEVATPTRQELDLLDECLVRCYLKANSFDAIIHAAGKPGHRNAADPTGVFWADTRMYFVLMHSREYFGRLLIAGSGGIYDLRKYRPKMKEDEWHHHIPADEHGFFRYVTAHHIVASPGVVDLRLFGVFGKYEDYAIRFISNAICKTLFDLPITIKQNRNFDYLYVRDLFPVVDHFLYHDARSREYNVTPDTPISLKELAELILAVSGKKLPVVIFQEGMGSEYSGDNSRLKEELPGLQFTELTDAVAELYQWYSDNKASIDRSKLIVDK
- the rfbH gene encoding lipopolysaccharide biosynthesis protein RfbH, with the protein product MNIKQEKDLRAKAVEAALSYYRARHAASTAFQPGDRIPYAGRVFDESEIANLIDASLDFWLTAGRYAQRFEKELATYLGTAHCSLVNSGSSANLLAFMALTSPRLGERRIYRGDEVITVAAGFPTTVAPIIQYGAVPVFVDVELPTANIDCHQLETALSSRTKAVMLAHTLGNPFDLQRVKAFCDRHDLWLIEDNCDALGSRYLIDGQWRQTGTVGHLGTSSFYPPHHMTMGEGGAVYTNDPLLSRLVESFRDWGRDCWCPSGKDDTCGTRFDRQFGELPVGYDHKYVYSHFGYNLKATDLQAAIGCAQLEKLPSFVEARRRNWHQLRESLRGLEESLILPEPAPNSDPSWFGFLMTVRDGARFTRDQVVEHLEKNGLQTRMLFAGNLIKHPCFDEMRNSGTGYRSVGHLRNTDKIMRNSFWVGVYPGMTGDVLEYMADLICTFARP
- the rfbG gene encoding CDP-glucose 4,6-dehydratase, which translates into the protein MNTFWKGKSVLITGHTGFKGAWLSIWLHAMGAKITGFALDPPTEPSLFRLAGLDRLIDSFKGDVRDGVRLQQVLVQAKPEIVFHLAALPIVRESYLMPVETYATNMMGTVNLLEAVRWVPSIRAVVNVTSDKCYKNVGNDHAFREDERLGGYDPYSNSKACSELITASWRSSFFNPEKYAEHRVAIATARAGNVIGGGDWATDRLIPDCIRALLDGKPVRIRNPHAIRPWQHVLEPLSGYLMLAQRLYEDGCDFGSGWNFGPFGDDAKPVRWIVETLCEKWGGAVGFEIDSGAHPHETGYLRLDIGKAQTLLGWQPCWNLETALDAIVDWMQVWRSGGDMLARSLAQIERNETDRKRQAHSVDANVEREMPSLMEA
- the rfbF gene encoding glucose-1-phosphate cytidylyltransferase, coding for MKVVILAGGLGTRISEESHLKPKPMIEIGENPILWHIMKIYSHYGFNDFTICLGYKGYVIKEYFANYFLHNSDVTFDLGQNSMKIHDSAAEPWKVTLVDTGLTTPTGGRLKRIRQYLGNETFLMTYGDGVANVNINKLLEFHRGHGRHATITAVQPPGRFGALAFEGHGDVVSNFQEKPQGDGSWINGGFFVLEPQVLDYIASDDILWEKEPLSELSRDGQLMAFRHVGFWKPMDTLRDKVDLEEQWRTGDAKWKVW
- a CDS encoding ABC transporter ATP-binding protein, whose translation is MSSNPIISLSNVWKKYSKQSVLNNSLREELISFLTGKKCYEELSDGEFWALKDICLYAGKGACIGLAGHNGSGKSTILKLISNVTYPTRGDIVIKGRVAPLIELGAGMHPDLSGIENIYMNGTILGLTIRELKKNIGSIVEFSGLDDFINVPVKKYSSGMYLRLAFSIAVHSPADIFLFDEVLAVGDEEFQARCLKRIESIRSNNGTILVVSHDHASLTRICDNIITLDHGIALTGVLV
- a CDS encoding ABC transporter permease; the encoded protein is MKWRLYAYKDLLLVFIWREFLIRYKQTSIGVLWAILQPVSLMLLFTFIFGVVLQTTPKAYPYTLFYFAGVLPWTFFSGASNFAVTSLSGNFNLVTKIYFPREIIPFSGVAINFIDYLIGFCVYFLMLIVYQVPISWNMLWILPLQGMLVIYTTSISLLLAALNVYYRDVKLVTTFLIQFLFFATPVIYSIDSVDNKWKMFLFLNPLTFIVENMRRVTIEGRGVILWQLGIELAGVFLLYIVVYKIFIRIERAFADVI